A part of Paenarthrobacter sp. A20 genomic DNA contains:
- a CDS encoding 4'-phosphopantetheinyl transferase superfamily protein, producing MMQSPVIDLRRLDDVPGAGIDLKKLGEPAQERALRFTSAKDREEFVAGRVALQHFAASLLYVDPARLVPDYHCPQCGPGQDHGRPGFLLDGGPAPLALSASRASGWLLLAGVVRPAEGLRLGVDLDVVSRVGFDGFDDVALTAAEKEFLVSIPEQDRAMQRARLWARKEAWLKMTGEGLRRNPAELDVLDLPGLRDVTDAELPEGLVAALAVG from the coding sequence ATGATGCAAAGCCCAGTGATTGATCTGCGCAGGCTCGATGATGTGCCTGGTGCGGGCATCGACCTCAAAAAGCTCGGGGAACCTGCCCAGGAACGCGCACTCCGTTTCACCAGTGCCAAGGACCGTGAAGAATTCGTCGCTGGCCGCGTGGCCTTGCAGCACTTCGCCGCCTCGCTGCTCTACGTGGATCCTGCCCGGCTCGTCCCCGACTATCACTGCCCGCAGTGCGGCCCCGGCCAGGATCACGGCCGCCCCGGTTTCCTGCTCGACGGCGGTCCCGCGCCACTGGCGCTCAGCGCGTCCCGGGCGTCGGGCTGGCTGCTGTTGGCCGGCGTCGTACGTCCAGCAGAGGGTCTGCGGCTGGGTGTGGACCTTGATGTGGTCAGCCGGGTTGGCTTCGACGGCTTCGACGACGTCGCCTTGACCGCAGCCGAGAAGGAATTCCTGGTCTCCATCCCGGAGCAGGATCGAGCCATGCAGCGCGCCCGGCTCTGGGCGCGTAAGGAAGCATGGCTGAAGATGACCGGCGAGGGCCTGCGGCGTAACCCGGCTGAGCTGGACGTGTTGGACCTGCCCGGCCTGCGGGATGTCACCGATGCGGAGCTGCCTGAAGGATTAGTCGCCGCTCTGGCCGTTGGCTAG
- a CDS encoding M1 family metallopeptidase — MTVPIPTPMTEADPYTLDHGSTSYRVDRYELDLDVRLGSNRLVGRAVLRCTALEPLAQIVLDLVGLRASKVQLDGKKLQKFSHRAEHLVLTPASPLKPGQQFSLEIRYDGNPQPRRGLWGDVGWEELNDGVLVAGQPNGAASWFPCNDHPRYKSSFLISVTTDDNYRPVCNGTLVSHSRKSSRETWVYEQAEPMATYLATVQIGRYAKVPLHVDDTHHRVPQFVAVTPEMAVDALQGLRRQPDMMRTFEDCFGPYPFTDYTSVVTEDELEIPLEAQTVSIFGRNHMRDSWDSQRLIAHELSHQWFGNSLTVSSWKDIWLHEGFACYAEWLWSEESRTMTVAARATAAWKRLDAGPQDLLVGDPGPELMFDDRVYKRGALAVHAVRMAAGDEAFFGFLQHWTATNRHSSVSTDAFIEAADSFIPGFDAASILRSWLYEAALPPLPSAR, encoded by the coding sequence ATGACCGTACCAATCCCCACCCCCATGACCGAAGCCGACCCCTACACGTTGGACCACGGCAGCACCAGCTACCGCGTGGACCGGTACGAGTTGGACCTCGACGTCAGGCTGGGCAGCAACAGGCTGGTCGGCAGGGCGGTCCTGCGATGCACAGCCTTGGAACCTCTGGCGCAGATTGTCCTTGACTTGGTGGGCCTGCGGGCCAGCAAAGTTCAACTGGACGGCAAGAAGCTCCAGAAGTTCAGCCACAGGGCAGAACACCTGGTTCTCACTCCGGCGTCCCCGTTGAAGCCTGGCCAGCAGTTCTCGCTTGAGATCCGCTACGACGGCAACCCCCAGCCCCGCCGCGGCCTCTGGGGCGATGTCGGTTGGGAAGAATTGAACGACGGCGTATTGGTCGCCGGCCAGCCCAACGGCGCGGCCTCATGGTTCCCCTGCAATGACCATCCCCGCTACAAGTCCAGCTTCCTCATCTCCGTCACCACAGACGACAACTACCGTCCTGTGTGCAATGGCACGTTGGTGTCCCACTCCCGCAAGTCGAGCCGTGAGACGTGGGTTTACGAACAGGCTGAACCCATGGCCACCTACCTCGCTACGGTGCAGATCGGCCGCTACGCCAAGGTTCCCCTGCACGTGGACGACACCCATCACCGGGTGCCGCAGTTCGTCGCGGTCACCCCCGAAATGGCGGTGGATGCTCTTCAAGGCCTGCGACGCCAGCCGGATATGATGCGGACCTTCGAGGACTGCTTCGGCCCCTACCCGTTCACCGACTACACATCGGTTGTCACGGAGGACGAGTTGGAAATCCCCCTGGAAGCCCAGACCGTCTCCATCTTTGGCCGAAACCATATGCGCGACTCCTGGGATTCCCAGCGCCTGATCGCCCACGAACTGTCCCACCAGTGGTTTGGGAACTCGCTGACCGTGAGCAGCTGGAAAGATATCTGGCTCCACGAAGGTTTCGCCTGCTACGCGGAGTGGCTGTGGTCCGAAGAATCCCGGACCATGACTGTTGCTGCGCGGGCAACGGCTGCATGGAAGAGGCTCGACGCCGGGCCGCAGGATCTGCTGGTGGGCGATCCCGGCCCGGAGCTGATGTTCGATGACCGTGTCTACAAGCGCGGTGCGCTGGCCGTTCATGCGGTGCGAATGGCAGCTGGGGACGAGGCCTTCTTTGGTTTCCTTCAGCACTGGACGGCCACCAACCGGCACAGCTCGGTGTCCACGGACGCGTTCATTGAGGCCGCGGATTCGTTCATTCCAGGCTTTGATGCTGCGTCGATTCTCCGGTCATGGCTCTACGAGGCTGCGCTTCCGCCGCTGCCTTCAGCGCGCTAG
- a CDS encoding Pls/PosA family non-ribosomal peptide synthetase: MSTEHPVGAGQTPALTTYRPQLPGGAAAPAERTLVDILEETSASFPEASALDDGHKSLSYTELLKAVRKFAATLNAAGLGRGDKIGVRIPSGTNELYIAILGILMAGAAYVPVDADDPDERARLVFGEANVGAVIGAGLDVKPFGAAREPVSTPTKPGLDDDSWIIFTSGSTGTPKGVAVKHRSSAAFVDAEARIFLQAEPIGPQDRVLAGLSVAFDASCEEMWLAWRHGACLVPAPRALVRTGMDLGPWLINHGITVVSTVPTLAALWPAEALENVRLLIFGGEACPPELAERLAVDGREVWNTYGPTEATVVACAAPLGGPGPVRIGLPLDGWDLAVVDSQGVPVAEGGIGELIIGGVGLARYLDPAKDAEKYASMTTLGWDRAYRSGDLVRFEAEGLIFMGRADEQVKLGGRRIELGEVDAALQSLPGVAGAAAAVQTTAAGNQILVGYLAPVDGHDLSMDEARRLLGESLPAALIPLLTVVDSLPTKTSGKVDRHALPWPLAGAGATEAGNAPLNLPDDARWVVEQWESVLGSPVSSLDADFFAYGGGSLAAAQLVSALRVRYPTITVADIYATPRVGALIDTARQSLPDGGAPGPAAERTVRPTALKSQIFQVLMGVPLHILVGMRWLTYLMAANRLLADFAGFAAAPVVSWWWIAASWLIFVSPLGRMAISVVAAKVLLGRIQPGTYPRSGKTHLRLWLAEQIQDLSGAIGLASAPFVPYYARALGAKIGKDVHLHSLPPVTGLLSLGSGANIEPEVDLSGWWVDGDSVHIGQIHVGAGAVVGARSTLMPGATIGAGAHVDAGSAVLGKVKAGHLVAGSPAERRGKAKHEWPETITRRPVVDRLWFSAFASASALLALIPYISAFAGALVVLAFIQGHESLETALPQIALAVPLAALVWFFGNLVLILVVARLLGLGLKEGYYRVRSRIGWQVWATERLLDMARDLLFPVYASLFTPMWLRLLGAKVGKNVEASTVLLVPKMTTIGDGAFLADDTMVASYELGGGWMKIGPAKIGKRSFLGNSGMTAAGRNVPKNSLVAVLSATPAKAKSGTSWLGSPPVRLRRTAVDADQTRTFRPPLKLKVARALWELCRLVPVILTVTIAVWVMLVLDWIARGWGYWIAAVLGGVVMLAAGAVAALSAIVAKWVLVGTIRSGEHPLWSSFIWRNEVVDTFIEMVSAPWFARSAAGTPALVWWLRGLGAKIGRGTWCESYWLPEADLVTLGENSTVNRGCVVQTHLFHDRVMSLDTVTLGNGATMGPHGVILPAASIGDGGTVGPASLVMRGETVPAGTYWMGNPVSPWVGPSAQAPRLK; this comes from the coding sequence CCGAGGCTTCGGCGTTGGATGATGGCCACAAGTCCTTGAGCTACACCGAACTGCTCAAGGCTGTCCGTAAGTTTGCGGCGACGTTGAACGCCGCAGGCCTGGGCCGCGGTGACAAAATCGGCGTCCGCATCCCGTCCGGGACCAACGAGCTCTACATTGCCATCCTGGGCATCCTCATGGCCGGGGCGGCCTATGTTCCGGTGGATGCCGACGATCCCGACGAGCGGGCGCGCCTGGTGTTCGGCGAAGCCAACGTTGGCGCTGTCATCGGTGCGGGCCTGGACGTCAAACCATTCGGTGCAGCACGGGAGCCTGTTTCCACCCCCACCAAGCCCGGGCTGGATGATGACTCCTGGATCATCTTCACTTCCGGATCTACCGGGACTCCCAAGGGCGTTGCCGTCAAACACCGCTCCTCTGCGGCATTTGTTGATGCAGAAGCCCGGATCTTCCTCCAGGCTGAACCCATCGGCCCCCAGGACCGTGTTTTGGCAGGCCTCTCGGTGGCCTTCGATGCTTCCTGCGAAGAAATGTGGCTGGCCTGGCGCCACGGTGCCTGCCTGGTCCCGGCACCACGAGCGTTGGTTAGAACCGGTATGGACCTCGGGCCCTGGTTGATCAACCACGGCATCACTGTGGTGTCCACCGTGCCCACCCTTGCTGCCCTCTGGCCGGCCGAGGCATTGGAAAACGTCCGCCTGCTGATCTTCGGCGGCGAAGCATGCCCGCCCGAATTGGCCGAGCGGCTCGCCGTGGACGGTCGCGAAGTGTGGAACACGTACGGACCCACAGAGGCCACTGTCGTGGCCTGCGCCGCTCCGCTGGGCGGACCCGGCCCCGTGCGGATCGGGCTGCCGCTGGACGGCTGGGACCTCGCCGTCGTCGATTCGCAAGGGGTTCCGGTCGCCGAAGGCGGGATCGGCGAACTGATCATCGGCGGTGTGGGGCTGGCCCGCTACCTCGATCCGGCCAAGGATGCCGAGAAGTACGCGTCCATGACAACCCTCGGATGGGACCGCGCCTACCGTTCGGGTGACCTGGTGCGCTTCGAAGCCGAAGGCCTGATTTTCATGGGCCGCGCCGACGAACAGGTCAAACTCGGTGGACGCCGGATCGAACTGGGCGAGGTGGATGCGGCACTGCAGTCTTTGCCTGGTGTCGCCGGCGCGGCAGCGGCCGTGCAGACCACAGCCGCCGGCAACCAGATCCTTGTTGGATACCTGGCCCCCGTTGACGGCCATGACTTGTCCATGGACGAGGCCCGCCGTCTGCTGGGCGAAAGCCTCCCGGCAGCCTTGATTCCGTTGCTGACCGTCGTGGATTCGCTCCCCACCAAGACCAGCGGAAAAGTGGACCGCCATGCCTTGCCCTGGCCATTGGCCGGTGCCGGCGCAACCGAGGCCGGGAACGCCCCGCTGAACCTGCCCGATGACGCCCGTTGGGTGGTGGAGCAATGGGAGTCCGTGCTGGGGAGCCCTGTGAGCTCCCTCGACGCCGATTTCTTCGCTTACGGCGGCGGATCCTTGGCGGCGGCCCAACTCGTTTCTGCCCTTCGTGTCCGTTACCCCACCATCACCGTGGCGGACATCTATGCCACGCCGCGCGTCGGCGCCTTGATCGATACCGCCCGGCAATCACTCCCCGACGGCGGCGCGCCGGGTCCGGCTGCTGAGCGGACCGTCCGTCCTACCGCCTTGAAGTCGCAGATCTTCCAAGTCCTGATGGGCGTGCCCTTGCACATCCTGGTGGGCATGCGCTGGCTCACCTACCTCATGGCCGCCAACAGGCTGCTGGCAGACTTCGCCGGCTTTGCCGCCGCACCCGTCGTCTCGTGGTGGTGGATCGCGGCGTCATGGCTGATTTTCGTCAGTCCCCTCGGCCGGATGGCGATCTCAGTGGTTGCAGCCAAGGTGCTGCTGGGCAGGATCCAACCCGGCACCTACCCGCGTTCAGGGAAGACCCATCTGCGACTGTGGCTGGCCGAACAAATACAAGACCTGTCGGGCGCCATCGGCCTGGCCAGCGCGCCTTTCGTCCCTTACTACGCACGGGCCCTCGGGGCCAAGATCGGCAAGGACGTCCACCTGCACTCGCTTCCCCCGGTCACCGGTCTCCTGTCCTTGGGCAGCGGAGCGAACATCGAGCCCGAAGTGGACCTTTCGGGCTGGTGGGTTGACGGTGACTCCGTCCACATCGGCCAGATCCATGTGGGAGCCGGTGCAGTCGTCGGTGCTCGAAGCACGTTGATGCCGGGGGCCACCATCGGCGCGGGTGCCCACGTCGATGCAGGATCGGCAGTACTGGGCAAAGTGAAAGCAGGACACCTTGTGGCCGGCTCCCCTGCTGAGCGCCGCGGAAAAGCCAAGCACGAATGGCCGGAAACAATCACCAGGCGGCCAGTGGTTGACCGGCTCTGGTTCTCCGCCTTTGCCAGCGCTTCGGCTTTGCTGGCCCTGATCCCCTACATCTCCGCATTCGCGGGTGCCCTGGTGGTCCTGGCGTTCATCCAGGGACACGAATCCCTGGAAACTGCGCTTCCGCAGATTGCGCTGGCCGTCCCGCTTGCCGCCTTGGTGTGGTTCTTCGGCAACCTGGTACTCATCCTGGTCGTGGCCCGCCTCCTCGGTTTGGGCCTCAAGGAGGGCTACTACCGGGTTCGCAGCCGAATCGGGTGGCAGGTTTGGGCCACCGAACGCCTCCTGGACATGGCACGGGACCTGCTCTTCCCCGTCTATGCCAGTCTGTTCACACCCATGTGGCTGCGCCTCCTCGGAGCCAAGGTTGGCAAGAACGTAGAGGCCTCCACGGTGCTGCTCGTTCCCAAGATGACCACCATCGGCGACGGGGCTTTCCTGGCCGACGACACCATGGTGGCCTCCTACGAGCTCGGTGGCGGTTGGATGAAGATCGGCCCGGCCAAGATCGGAAAACGCTCTTTCCTGGGCAACTCGGGCATGACAGCGGCGGGACGCAACGTTCCCAAGAACTCCCTCGTCGCCGTGCTGTCCGCCACCCCCGCCAAGGCAAAATCCGGAACCTCGTGGCTTGGTAGCCCGCCGGTCAGGTTGCGCCGCACCGCCGTCGACGCGGACCAAACCCGAACCTTCCGGCCGCCCCTCAAACTCAAGGTTGCACGGGCTTTGTGGGAACTGTGCCGCTTGGTGCCGGTCATCCTCACCGTCACCATCGCCGTCTGGGTGATGTTGGTCCTGGACTGGATTGCGCGAGGGTGGGGCTACTGGATTGCGGCGGTGCTTGGTGGCGTGGTGATGCTGGCAGCAGGAGCAGTAGCAGCGCTCAGCGCCATTGTTGCCAAATGGGTCCTGGTGGGAACCATCCGTTCAGGCGAACACCCCCTATGGAGCTCGTTCATTTGGCGCAATGAGGTAGTGGACACCTTTATCGAGATGGTCAGCGCCCCGTGGTTCGCCCGCTCTGCCGCCGGTACTCCCGCTCTCGTGTGGTGGTTGCGCGGTCTCGGCGCCAAGATCGGCCGCGGAACGTGGTGCGAAAGCTATTGGCTGCCCGAAGCCGACCTCGTGACCCTCGGCGAGAACTCCACCGTCAACCGCGGCTGCGTAGTGCAAACGCACCTGTTCCACGACCGTGTGATGAGCCTGGACACCGTGACGCTGGGTAACGGAGCCACCATGGGTCCGCACGGCGTCATCCTCCCCGCAGCCAGCATCGGCGACGGCGGAACTGTTGGGCCGGCGTCGTTGGTCATGCGCGGTGAGACAGTCCCGGCCGGAACGTACTGGATGGGTAACCCGGTGAGCCCGTGGGTGGGCCCGTCTGCACAAGCGCCGCGCCTCAAGTAG